Genomic DNA from Desulfonema ishimotonii:
TGGCAACGGACGGGTTTACGGACCAGCTTGGCGGCAAAAAAGAGCTCCGCTTCGGAAAAAAACGGCTCAGAAAGCTGATGGCGTTGAACTGGAATCAGCCCGTTGAAAAGCAACGCGACATTTTTCTGAATACGTTCAACACCTATAAGGGCGACCGGGAAATGCAGGACGACGTGACGGTTGTGGGATTCCGGGTATAAAAAATGTCGGCACTGACAGGGGAAACAGACGGCAGGACGGGCACCCCCGTCAGACATAACCGCCGGTTTATAACGTGAATATTCGGGCAGGATGCGACATCAGTTCGGCGCAGACGTAACCCCGCCCTGCCATCCTGTTTACGCCGATGCGGATTAACCGACGATCTGACTTTCCGGCGGCTGCGGGGAAAAGGGAAATGAGATGCTGAAAAAACTGTACGAATTTAAAAGAGAACTTGAAGACCGCCACACGTTCTTCTGCTTCAGCGGGCCGATCTCCCAGGAACTTGTCGTTGAAATCGGCAACACCCTGGAACAGAAAATGAATCTGGAAAAGGCGAGCCGTACCACAATCCTCCGCGTGTTTTCGATGGTCGTGGAAGAGGCCCAGAATATTATCCGCTACTCGGACGAAAAATGTCCGCCGGACGGGGCCGAAGGCGATGCAGAGGAACTGAGCTTCGGCGTTGTCGCCATC
This window encodes:
- a CDS encoding SiaB family protein kinase encodes the protein MLKKLYEFKRELEDRHTFFCFSGPISQELVVEIGNTLEQKMNLEKASRTTILRVFSMVVEEAQNIIRYSDEKCPPDGAEGDAEELSFGVVAIGYEDGHYFVSCGNLVERRKVGKLREKLNRLKEMNKDEIKEYYKKQRRKGPDAGSKGAGLGLIEMARKASRPIEFDFRDADEQFSFFAVKTII